One window of Nicotiana tomentosiformis chromosome 11, ASM39032v3, whole genome shotgun sequence genomic DNA carries:
- the LOC138901018 gene encoding uncharacterized protein, which translates to MIDLIKELDKLGCKLGKELSQDLILQSLSESFSQFVINFNVHKMDCDLHEKFNMLIDYENQLASEKKKVIVMLVGNSSKKKGKGKSKPKKKPITPKGVVTKPKGKEGRADESDAECFHCKKIGHWKRNCKEYHVTLKDKKQASMLDKRGFRIIIGNGICSIYYDDNLYVNGYLQYDVYVLPNGNANSIMHVSSLKRKRDDKVNHTYFWHYRLGHIGEKRINKMYKEGYLDKYDFESYPICESCLKRKMTKSPFTRNGERASELLRLIHTDICGPMKIQARGGYSYFITFADDMSRHRFVYLMKHKFESFESSKGSVVKLRNRLVKVSKY; encoded by the exons ATGATTGATCTTATTAAAGAACTTGATAAGTTGGGGTGCAAATTGGGTAAAGAGCTTTCTCAAGATTTGATCTTGCAGTCACTATCAGAATCTTTTTCACAATTTGTTATTAATTTCAATGTGCATAAAATGGATTGTGATCTTCATGAGAAGTTCAACATGCTGATTGATTATGAGAATCAACTTGCATCTGAGAAGAAAAAAGTAATTGTCATGTTGGTTGGAAACTCTTCTAAGAAGAAGGGAAAAGGTAAAAGTAAACCCAAGAAAAAGCCTATTACACCTAAGGGTGTTGTGACCAAACCCAAAGGCAAAGAAGGTAGAGCTGACGAATCTGATGCTGAATGTTTCCATTGTAAGAAAATAGGACATTGGAAGAGAAACTGCAAGGAGTATCATGTAACTCTAAAGGACAAGAAACAAG CTTCTATGTTAGACAAACGCGGTTTTCGCATTATTATAGGCAATGGTATTTGCTCTATTTATTATGATGATAATTTATATGTGAATGGCTATCTCCAATATGATGTTTATGTCTTACCTAATGGGAATGCTAATTCGATTATGCATGTTTCAAGTCTTAAGAGGAAAAGAGATGATAAAGTAAATCATACATACTTTTGGCATTATAGGCTTGGTCATATTGGAGAGAAAAGAATTAACAAAATGTACAAGGAAGGGTACCTTGACaagtatgattttgaatcatatccaatttgtgaatcttgtctcaaaagaaaaatgaccaaatctccatttactAGAAATGGAGAAAGAGCTTCTGAATTATTGAGACTAATTCATACAGATATTTGTGGGCCCATGAAAATTCAAGCTAGAGGTggatattcttacttcatcaCCTTCGCTGATGATATGTCAAGACATAGATTTGTGTATCTTATGAAACACAAATTTGAAtcttttgaaagttcaaaaggtTCTGTAGTGAAGTTGAGAAACAGACTGGTAAAAGTATCAAAGTACTAA